From the genome of Rarobacter incanus, one region includes:
- a CDS encoding bile acid:sodium symporter family protein encodes MAKRLSNAIDPFLIAMVATIAIATVLPARGGGLAIAQGASNIAVAGLFLLYGARLSFAETIAGIRHWRLHATVLAATFVLFPALGLAVKATAGPLMGRDLAQGLLYLTLVPSTVQSSIAFTAIARGNVPGAIVSASVSNVAGVFLTPLLVVALMSSVGTAPPLSADAVIKIAFQLLVPFVIGQLIHRWVGSWLIAHKSPTKLVERGSILLVIYAAFSAGMAQHIWSQVSIGRMVALLGACAAILGVVMTILWWASARLGFARADRIALFFCGSKKSLASGMPMAAVLFSASQLGIVVLPLMMFHQLQLLICGIIAPRLGRFRDEAPTAPPAA; translated from the coding sequence TTGGCTAAGAGACTGAGCAACGCCATAGATCCATTTCTCATCGCCATGGTCGCCACGATCGCCATCGCCACCGTCTTGCCCGCGCGCGGCGGCGGCCTCGCTATCGCTCAGGGAGCGTCAAACATCGCGGTGGCCGGATTATTTCTTCTCTACGGCGCGCGCCTGTCGTTCGCAGAAACGATCGCGGGAATCCGGCACTGGCGACTGCACGCGACCGTGCTCGCGGCGACCTTTGTGCTCTTCCCTGCCTTGGGCCTGGCCGTGAAGGCCACCGCCGGCCCCCTCATGGGACGCGATTTGGCGCAGGGACTGCTGTACCTCACGCTCGTCCCGTCGACGGTGCAATCCTCGATTGCGTTCACCGCTATCGCCCGCGGAAATGTGCCCGGAGCAATTGTCAGCGCGTCGGTATCGAACGTGGCCGGGGTCTTCCTGACTCCGCTGCTCGTGGTCGCGCTGATGTCGAGCGTCGGTACCGCTCCCCCGCTTTCCGCGGACGCGGTCATCAAAATAGCGTTCCAGTTGCTGGTTCCGTTCGTGATCGGCCAACTCATCCACAGGTGGGTCGGATCGTGGCTGATCGCGCACAAGTCTCCCACCAAATTGGTCGAAAGAGGCTCGATTCTTTTGGTGATCTACGCGGCATTTAGCGCCGGGATGGCGCAGCACATCTGGTCGCAGGTATCCATTGGAAGGATGGTCGCACTCTTGGGCGCTTGCGCGGCGATTCTGGGAGTCGTGATGACGATCCTGTGGTGGGCCAGCGCCCGACTGGGGTTCGCCCGAGCCGACCGCATCGCGTTGTTCTTCTGCGGTTCGAAGAAGTCCTTGGCGTCGGGGATGCCCATGGCGGCAGTGTTGTTCAGCGCCAGCCAGCTGGGGATAGTCGTGCTGCCCCTCATGATGTTCCACCAGCTCCAGTTGCTGATTTGCGGCATCATCGCACCGCGTCTCGGCCGGTTCAGGGACGAGGCCCCCACCGCTCCACCAGCCGCCTAG
- the def gene encoding peptide deformylase: MAVRDIRVIPDPVLRTKCEEITTIDDSVRSLVQDLLDTVDDDGRAGLAANQIGVSLRAFSWNIEDEIGYVLNPRIVDLSEDEYQDGYEGCLSVPGLWFPTRRAWYAKVEGIDLDGNKVTVEGTELMARALQHECDHLDGLLYLDRLDRAVRKKAMKVIREQL, encoded by the coding sequence ATGGCTGTTCGTGACATTCGCGTGATCCCCGACCCCGTCCTGCGCACAAAGTGCGAGGAAATTACCACCATTGACGACTCGGTGCGGTCATTGGTGCAGGACCTGCTTGACACCGTCGATGACGACGGCCGTGCGGGCCTGGCGGCGAACCAGATTGGCGTGTCGCTACGAGCCTTTTCGTGGAACATCGAGGACGAGATCGGATACGTACTGAACCCCAGAATCGTCGATCTTTCTGAGGACGAGTACCAAGATGGCTATGAGGGCTGTCTTTCAGTACCGGGACTGTGGTTCCCGACCCGCAGGGCCTGGTACGCCAAGGTCGAGGGCATTGACCTTGATGGCAACAAGGTGACTGTCGAGGGCACCGAACTCATGGCGCGCGCGTTGCAACACGAATGCGACCACTTGGATGGGCTGTTGTATCTAGACCGTTTGGACCGAGCCGTGCGCAAGAAGGCAATGAAGGTCATCCGCGAGCAACTCTGA